The DNA window AGTTAAGTCGCGCCGCGTTGGTGGTTCTACTTATCAGGTACCAGTTGAAGTCCGCCCGGTCCGTCGTAATGCTCTGGCAATGCGCTGGATCGTTGATGCTGCTCGTAAACGCGGTGATAAATCCATGGCTCTGCGCTTGGCGAACGAACTTTCTGATGCAGTTGAGAACAAAGGTTCTGCTGTTAAGAAACGTGAAGACGTTCACCGTATGGCAGAAGCCAACAAGGCGTTCGCCCACTACCGCTGGTAATTGCCACGCAGTAGTTATGCTAACCAAGCGGGCGCTTCAAGAAGCCAACCCGCTTGGGTTAACTGAACTTGAACGCCTAAGGCAATAGAGGAATCAAATGGCTCGTAAAACACCCATTGAGCGCTATCGTAACATCGGTATCAGCGCTCACATCGACGCCGGTAAAACGACCACTACCGAACGTGTTTTGTTCTACACCGGTGTAAACCACAAAATCGGTGAAGTGCACGACGGCGCAGCTACCATGGACTGGATGGAGCAGGAGCAGGAACGTGGTATTACCATCACGTCCGCTGCGACTACCTGTTTCTGGTCTGGTATGGCTAAGCAGTTCGACGCACACCACATCAACATCATCGACACCCCAGGACACGTTGACTTCACCATCGAAGTAGAACGTTCCATGCGTGTTCTTGATGGCGCGGTAATGGTTTACTGTGCAGTTGGTGGCGTTCAGCCACAGTCTGAAACCGTATGGCGTCAGGCTAACAAATATAAAGTTCCACGCATCGCGTTCGTTAACAAAATGGACCGCATGGGTGCTAACTTCCTGAAAGTTGTTGATCAGATTGAAAAACGTCTGGGCGCAACTCCGGTCCCTCTGCAGCTGGCTATCGGCGCAGAAGAGAAATTCACCGGTGTTGTTGACCTGGTGAAAATGAAAGCCATCAACTGGAACGAAGCCGATCAGGGCGTGACCTTCGAATACGAAGAGATCCCGGCTGATATGCAAGAACTGGCTGAAGAATGGCGTCAGAAGCTGGTTGAGTCCGCTGCTGAAGGTTCTGATGAGCTGATGGAGAAATTCTTTGGTGGCGAAGAGCTGACTGAAGAAGAGATCAAAACTTCTCTGCGTAAGCGCGTTCTGAACAACGAAATCATCCTGGTTACCTGTGGTTCTGCGTTTAAAAACAAAGGCGTACAGGCAATGCTGGATGCTGTTGTTGAGTATCTGCCAGCACCAACTGACGTTGCAGCAATCAACGGCATTTTGGATGACGGTAAAGACACTCCAGCAGTTCGTCGTTCTGACGATGCTGAGCCGTTCTCTGCTCTGGCGTTCAAAATCGCTACTGACCCATTCGTGGGTAACCTGACGTTCTTCCGTGTTTACTCCGGTCTTGTTAACTCAGGTGACACTGTATTTAACCCAGTGAAATCTCAGCGTGAACGTCTGGGCCGTATCGTTCAGATGCATGCTAAC is part of the Serratia quinivorans genome and encodes:
- the fusA_1 gene encoding Elongation factor G, whose translation is MARKTPIERYRNIGISAHIDAGKTTTTERVLFYTGVNHKIGEVHDGAATMDWMEQEQERGITITSAATTCFWSGMAKQFDAHHINIIDTPGHVDFTIEVERSMRVLDGAVMVYCAVGGVQPQSETVWRQANKYKVPRIAFVNKMDRMGANFLKVVDQIEKRLGATPVPLQLAIGAEEKFTGVVDLVKMKAINWNEADQGVTFEYEEIPADMQELAEEWRQKLVESAAEGSDELMEKFFGGEELTEEEIKTSLRKRVLNNEIILVTCGSAFKNKGVQAMLDAVVEYLPAPTDVAAINGILDDGKDTPAVRRSDDAEPFSALAFKIATDPFVGNLTFFRVYSGLVNSGDTVFNPVKSQRERLGRIVQMHANKREEIKEVRAGDIAAAIGLKDVTTGDTLCDPNNVIILERMEFPEPVISVAVEPKTKADQEKMGLALGRLAKEDPSFRVWTDEESGQTIIAGMGELHLDILVDRMRREFNVEANVGKPQVAYREAIRSKVTDIEGKHAKQSGGRGQYGHVVIDMYPLEPGSNPKGYEFINDIKGGVIPTEYIGAIDKGLQEQLKSGPLAGYPVVDLGVRLHFGSYHDVDSSELAFKLAASIAFKDGFKKAKPVLLEPIMKVEVETPEENTGDVIGDLSRRRGQLKGQESNATGVQIHAEVPLSEMFGYATQLRSLTKGRASYSMEFLKYDDAPNNVAQAVIEARGK
- the rpsG gene encoding 30S ribosomal protein S7 codes for the protein MPRRRVIGQRKILPDPKFGSELLAKFVNILMVDGKKSTAEAIVYTALETLAQRSGKDHLEAFEVALDNVRPTVEVKSRRVGGSTYQVPVEVRPVRRNALAMRWIVDAARKRGDKSMALRLANELSDAVENKGSAVKKREDVHRMAEANKAFAHYRW